The following proteins come from a genomic window of Prionailurus viverrinus isolate Anna chromosome D1, UM_Priviv_1.0, whole genome shotgun sequence:
- the LOC125146652 gene encoding olfactory receptor 5I1-like, whose protein sequence is MELENLTVKTEFFLLGFSEHPELWRVLFAVFLFIYSVTLMGNLGMMSLIMTSSHLHTPMYFFLCILSFVDVCYSSVIAPKLLADLVSEKKTISYKGCAAQLYFFCSLVDTESFLLAAMAYDRYIAICNPLLYTVIMSKRLCCQLAIGAFWGGTMSSIIHTTNTFHLSFCSKEINHFFCDISPLFSLSCTDTYMHDIVLVVFAGLVEAICLLTVLLSYVCIIAAILKTGSAEGRRKGFSTCASHLTVVTIYHGTLIFIYLRPSAGHSLDIDKVTSVFYTLIIPMLNPLIYSLRNKDVKNAFRKVISRKLLS, encoded by the coding sequence ATGGAATTGGAGAACCTCACTGTGAAGACTGAGTTCTTTCTCTTGGGATTTAGTGAGCATCCAGAACTCTGGAGGGTTCTTTTTGCTGTGTTCCTTTTTATCTACTCTGTTACCTTAATGGGGAACCTAGGGATGATGTCATTAATCATGACCAGTTCCCATTTGCACACCCCTATGTACTTTTTCCTCTGCATACTGTCCTTCGTTGATGTATGCTACTCCTCCGTCATTGCCCCCAAATTACTTGCAGACCTGGTTTCCGAGAAAAAGACCATTTCTTACAAGGGTTGTGCTGCACagttatattttttctgttctttggttGACACAGAATCTTTCCTCTTGGCTGCCATGGCTTATGACCGGTACATAGCTATCTGCAACCCACTGCTTTACACTGTTATTATGTCCAAGAGGCTTTGCTGCCAGCTTGCGATTGGAGCATTTTGGGGGGGTACCATGAGCTCAATTATTCACACTACAAATACCTTCCATCTGTCTTTCTGCTCCAAAGAAATTAATCATTTCTTCTGCGATATCTCCCCactcttctctctgtcctgcaCTGATACTTACATGCATGACATTGTTCTGGTAGTTTTTGCTGGTTTAGTGGAAGCTATCTGTCTTCTAACAGTTCTTCTCTCTTATGTCTGCATCATAGCAGCCATTCTTAAAACAGGTTCTgctgaaggaagaagaaaagggttCTCCACTTGTGCCTCCCATCTGACTGTAGTCACTATTTACCATGGtaccctcatttttatttatttgcgcCCCAGCGCTGGTCATTCGCTGGATATTGACAAAGTGACCTCTGTGTTCTATACATTGATTATACCTATGTTGAATCCCTTAATTTACAGTCTGAGGAACAAAGATGTCAAAAATGCCTTTAGGAAAGTGATCAGCCGAAAATTGCTTtcttaa
- the LOC125176872 gene encoding olfactory receptor 5W2-like, whose protein sequence is MAVENCSVMTDFILLGLTGRKDVQQGLFVFFLLVYAITMIANLGMILLIKLDSRLHTPMYYFLSNLSFCDVCYSSTVSPKMLAGFLSEQKKIPYNSCAIQLYFFGAFADVECLVLAVMAYDRYAAICNPLLYTMAMSRRICIQLVALAYIVGFVDSAIHTGCTFRLAFCNSNIINHFFCDIPPLLSLSSSDTSINEIVMFTFIGCVVGCSVITVLLSYTYIIMTILRMNSAEGRRKAFSTCASHLTAVAIFHGTLLFMYFRPSSSYSMDTDKMASVFYTVVIPMLNPLIYSLRNKDVKG, encoded by the exons ATGGCTGTTGAGAACTGCTCTGTGATGACGGACTTCATACTCCTAGGACTTACTGGAAGAAAAGATGTGCAGCAGGGGCTCTTTGTGTTCTTTCTGCTGGTTTATGCCATAACCATGATTGCCAATCTAGGGATGATCCTGCTGATCAAACTGGACTCCAGGCTCCACACACCCATGTATTATTTCCTGAGCAACCTGTCTTTCTGTGATGTCTGCTACTCCTCCACTGTCTCTCCCAAGATGCTGGCTGGCTTCTTATCTGAGCAAAAGAAGATTCCATACAACTCGTGTGCAATTCAGCTGTATTTTTTCGGGGCCTTCGCAGATGTGGAGTGTCTCGTGTTGGCTGTCATGGCTTACGACCGGTATGCAGCCATCTGTAATCCACTTCTGTATACAATGGCCATGTCCAGGAGAATCTGCATCCAGCTCGTGGCCCTTGCCTACATCGTGGGATTTGTGGATTCGGCAATCCACACCGGTTGCACGTTTCGATTGGCATTCTGCAATTCCAATATCATCAATCACTTTTTCTGTGACATCCCACCCTTGCTGTCCCTCTCATCTTCGGATACATCTATAAACGAGATAGTGATGTTCACTTTCATTGGTTGTGTGGTGGGGTGCAGCGTCATCACCGTCCTCCTCTCCTACACCTACATCATAATGACCATCCTCAGAATGAACTCAGCGGAAGGGAGACGGAAAGCCTTTTCTACATGTGCCTCCCACTTGACCGCAGTGGCCATATTTCACGGCACACTCCTGTTCATGTATTTCCGACCCAGCTCCAGTTACTCTATGGACACGGACAAAATGGCCTCTGTGTTCTACACGGTCGTCATCCCAATGTTAAACCCACTGATCTACAGCTTACGGAATAAGGATGTGAAAG gcTGA